From Verrucomicrobiota bacterium, one genomic window encodes:
- a CDS encoding ISKra4 family transposase, translated as MKLVEQHLCCEGLGNLEWIEVGLRSALHADATRMLEGLLNDPQLKVAGDEKRPGEKRMGAQSKEVQCLFGKLRLCRNYYYDAPSGRGRYPLDEVLGLHNGYTPGVARLICRAAGRDSYGAGSGDLKAYAGLEVSARQLNRMVERIGPQMRAELEAQGVEAGTKAVPRLYVSCDGTGVPMRREELEGVAGKQPDGTAKTKEVKTGCVFTQHPVDGEEPFRDCDSTSYVATLRRCGEFGTLLRKEAFRRGMGRAEEIVFIADGAVWIWEVVRINFPGAVEILDYYHAREYLTEIVEILFGKKSEQGARQLERWKDMFFEDEIEQVIWQARVLSAAMTGDAKLVNAKINYFENNKHRMKYGTYRQKGYFYGSGVIEAGCKSVIGKRAKQSGMFWSSPGVENVLAIRTALHSNRFDSYWDQKNAA; from the coding sequence TTGAAACTGGTTGAGCAGCACTTGTGCTGCGAAGGGTTGGGCAACCTGGAGTGGATTGAGGTGGGGCTGAGGAGCGCTTTGCATGCGGATGCCACAAGGATGCTGGAGGGGTTGCTCAATGATCCGCAATTAAAGGTAGCCGGGGATGAAAAGCGTCCCGGAGAAAAACGCATGGGCGCACAAAGCAAAGAAGTGCAGTGCTTGTTCGGGAAGTTGCGACTATGCCGCAATTACTATTACGATGCCCCAAGTGGCAGGGGGCGTTACCCGTTGGACGAAGTGCTCGGCTTGCACAACGGCTATACGCCGGGCGTGGCGCGGCTGATCTGCCGAGCTGCGGGAAGGGATTCCTACGGGGCGGGCAGTGGGGATCTCAAAGCGTATGCCGGGCTGGAAGTGAGCGCACGTCAGCTCAACCGAATGGTCGAGCGGATTGGTCCTCAGATGCGCGCCGAGTTGGAGGCACAAGGTGTTGAGGCCGGGACTAAGGCGGTGCCTCGTCTTTACGTCAGTTGCGACGGCACGGGTGTGCCAATGCGAAGAGAGGAATTGGAGGGCGTGGCCGGTAAGCAGCCCGACGGCACGGCCAAAACCAAGGAAGTGAAAACCGGGTGTGTCTTTACCCAGCATCCAGTCGATGGCGAGGAACCCTTCCGCGATTGTGACTCGACCTCTTATGTCGCTACGCTACGTCGCTGTGGAGAGTTTGGAACGCTTCTGCGCAAAGAAGCCTTTCGTCGCGGGATGGGACGTGCCGAGGAAATCGTCTTCATCGCCGATGGGGCGGTGTGGATATGGGAAGTGGTCCGCATCAACTTCCCGGGCGCGGTGGAAATCCTCGATTATTACCATGCCCGCGAATACCTCACCGAAATCGTTGAAATACTTTTCGGCAAAAAAAGCGAACAAGGCGCGCGACAACTCGAACGGTGGAAGGACATGTTTTTCGAAGACGAAATTGAACAAGTTATCTGGCAGGCGCGGGTTCTCTCTGCGGCAATGACTGGGGATGCAAAACTGGTGAACGCTAAAATCAATTACTTCGAAAACAACAAGCACCGTATGAAATACGGAACCTATCGCCAAAAAGGTTACTTCTATGGTTCCGGTGTCATTGAAGCCGGATGCAAAAGCGTTATCGGAAAGCGAGCCAAGCAATCCGGAATGTTCTGGTCCTCGCCGGGCGTGGAAAACGTTCTAGCCATCCGCACCGCCCTGCACAGTAACCGCTTCGATTCCTACTGGGACCAGAAAAACGCCGCATGA